The Hyphomicrobium sp. MC1 genome window below encodes:
- the cobT gene encoding nicotinate-nucleotide--dimethylbenzimidazole phosphoribosyltransferase, translated as MTTAPQVIKSRELLSDKLKAHIRGKAKPVGSLGRLEELALQIGLIAGSTAPDLGNAKIVVFAADHGIAAEGVTAYPSVVSREIAKFVLLGSAGVNVLARAAGVGVELVDAGLLEPLPPHELLTERRIGSGTKNARREPAMSVEECTAALDAGRILDARLGTENVGIVGYGEIGIGNTSSASLIAHALTGLDLRTLVGPGAGAPALGLDHKYQVLKETIDRAAIAPSTEAGRTFEVLRQFGGFEIVMMAGAMTAAAQAGRVVVVDGFISTAGAIAAEALYPGMLDNCVFAHCSAEPGHAALLRHLHVKPLLELEMRLGEGTGAALAVPIIRGAELMLREMADLPGEHPE; from the coding sequence ATGACCACCGCACCCCAAGTTATCAAATCCCGCGAGCTTTTAAGCGACAAGCTGAAGGCCCACATCCGCGGCAAAGCCAAGCCGGTCGGCTCGCTCGGGCGGCTCGAAGAACTCGCCCTGCAGATCGGCCTGATCGCCGGATCGACCGCGCCCGATCTCGGCAATGCAAAGATCGTGGTCTTCGCCGCCGATCACGGCATCGCGGCCGAAGGCGTGACGGCATATCCCTCCGTCGTCTCCCGCGAGATCGCGAAGTTCGTTCTCTTGGGCTCCGCTGGCGTCAACGTGCTCGCACGCGCGGCTGGCGTCGGCGTTGAACTCGTCGATGCCGGATTGCTCGAACCGCTGCCGCCGCATGAATTATTGACGGAGCGCCGCATCGGCTCCGGCACGAAAAACGCGCGCCGTGAACCCGCTATGTCGGTTGAAGAATGCACCGCTGCGCTCGACGCAGGCCGCATTCTCGATGCACGCCTAGGCACCGAAAATGTCGGCATCGTCGGCTACGGCGAAATCGGCATCGGCAATACGAGTTCGGCGTCGCTGATCGCACATGCCCTGACAGGCCTCGATCTCAGAACATTGGTCGGCCCCGGCGCAGGCGCGCCCGCCCTCGGCCTCGATCACAAATATCAGGTGCTGAAGGAAACGATTGATCGCGCCGCCATCGCACCATCGACTGAAGCGGGCCGCACCTTCGAGGTCCTCCGGCAGTTCGGCGGTTTCGAAATCGTCATGATGGCAGGCGCCATGACCGCGGCGGCACAAGCCGGCCGCGTCGTCGTTGTCGATGGCTTTATCTCGACGGCAGGCGCAATTGCCGCGGAAGCGCTTTATCCGGGCATGCTCGACAACTGTGTCTTCGCCCATTGCTCGGCTGAACCGGGCCACGCTGCATTGCTCCGTCATCTGCATGTTAAACCGCTGCTCGAACTAGAGATGCGGCTTGGCGAAGGGACAGGCGCGGCCCTTGCCGTGCCGATCATTCGCGGCGCGGAATTGATGCTGCGCGAGATGGCCGACCTGCCGGGCGAACATCCCGAATGA
- a CDS encoding glutamate--cysteine ligase, translated as MSTREQGAASAAIETRDDLVRWIAAGEKPKVDWRIGTEHEKFVFRTVTLKPVPYGGSDGIRALMEALIQRYGWVAIKEGDNIIALKRPEGEKGGTISLEPGGQFELSGQPLETLHETADETDEHLREVLRVGEDLAIGFLGVGFTPKWRLDEIPMMPKKRYKVMAHYMPTVGSRGLDMMFRTATIQVNLDFASEADMVKKLCVSLALQPIATALFASSPFTEGKPNGYQSMRSAVWLDTDKRRTGMLPFAFEDGMGYERYVDYALDVPMYFVYRDGNYIDVAGSSFRDFMAGRLKGFEGELPTIDDWADHLTTLFPEVRLKRFLEMRGADGGRWGTITALPAFWTGILYDEDALAQAWELVRDWSEEEREALRVGVPKTGLATPFRTETVRTLALRVLRISRTGLKNRRRINAKNQDETIYLAPLEKIAGNGQTVSDELLRRYSGEWQNNIDHIFEELAF; from the coding sequence ATGTCGACACGAGAACAAGGTGCTGCCAGCGCGGCGATTGAGACGCGCGACGATCTCGTGCGCTGGATCGCAGCGGGCGAGAAGCCGAAGGTCGATTGGCGTATTGGCACCGAGCACGAGAAATTCGTCTTTCGCACCGTCACGCTGAAGCCGGTGCCTTACGGCGGTTCGGATGGTATCCGCGCGCTGATGGAAGCGCTCATCCAGCGCTATGGTTGGGTCGCCATCAAGGAAGGCGACAACATCATCGCCTTGAAGCGGCCCGAGGGCGAGAAGGGCGGTACGATCAGCTTGGAGCCCGGCGGCCAGTTCGAGCTTTCCGGTCAGCCGCTCGAAACGCTGCATGAAACCGCGGACGAAACGGACGAGCACCTGCGCGAAGTCCTCCGCGTCGGCGAAGATCTCGCCATCGGTTTTCTCGGTGTCGGCTTCACGCCGAAGTGGCGCCTCGATGAGATCCCGATGATGCCGAAGAAGCGCTATAAGGTCATGGCGCACTACATGCCAACCGTCGGCAGCCGTGGTCTCGACATGATGTTCCGGACCGCGACCATTCAGGTGAACCTCGATTTCGCCTCCGAAGCCGACATGGTGAAGAAGCTGTGCGTCTCGCTGGCGCTGCAGCCAATCGCAACGGCACTGTTTGCGTCTTCGCCCTTCACCGAAGGCAAGCCGAACGGTTATCAGTCGATGCGTAGCGCCGTCTGGCTCGATACCGACAAGCGGCGCACCGGCATGCTGCCCTTCGCATTCGAAGACGGCATGGGCTACGAGCGTTACGTCGATTATGCCCTCGATGTGCCGATGTATTTCGTCTACCGCGACGGCAATTACATCGACGTCGCTGGGTCTTCGTTCCGCGATTTCATGGCGGGCCGCCTGAAGGGCTTCGAAGGCGAGCTGCCAACCATCGACGACTGGGCGGATCATCTCACCACGCTTTTTCCGGAAGTTCGCCTCAAACGTTTTCTAGAAATGCGTGGTGCGGATGGTGGACGCTGGGGGACGATTACCGCGCTTCCCGCGTTTTGGACCGGAATCCTTTATGACGAAGACGCGCTCGCTCAGGCCTGGGAGCTGGTTCGCGATTGGAGCGAAGAAGAACGCGAAGCTCTGCGTGTCGGCGTCCCGAAGACAGGGCTCGCGACCCCGTTTCGTACCGAGACGGTAAGGACGTTGGCGTTGCGGGTATTGCGCATTTCGCGCACCGGTCTCAAAAATCGGCGTCGCATCAACGCTAAGAATCAGGACGAAACGATCTATCTGGCACCGCTTGAGAAAATTGCCGGCAATGGCCAGACGGTTTCTGATGAGCTGCTTCGGCGCTATTCGGGGGAATGGCAGAACAATATTGATCATATTTTCGAAGAGCTTGCGTTCTGA
- a CDS encoding FAD-binding protein, translated as MSELWRPAAEWELQSMIAKLVREQRGIEVVGHGALRNTGRVAKSDVVLTTSGLKGITLYEPTELVMSARSGTPLYEIEAVLAARGQMLAFEPIDLGPATGAPGGALSIGGVFATNFSGSRRISAGSARDNLLGVRAVNGRGELFKSGGRVMKNVTGLDVARGLTGSWGTLAVMTELTFKVAPIPQTMQTLAFVGLPDDLAIEALNVALSTPLEVSGAVHLPKNCAARLRTPKLRGLDQSLTLLRLETFAATIDERKEKLKAALKVYGAPVELDSEDSFGLWSEFRALSIMPFSTETALWRISSLPTKAAEIVFAIQKFMPAVAFYDWSGGMIWLEVPAAADAGAADVRRAVAVRDGHATLIRAEPEVRSSVDVFEPLKPEIERLTRGIKSAFDPAGLLNRGRMYASF; from the coding sequence GTGAGCGAACTTTGGCGTCCCGCCGCCGAGTGGGAATTGCAATCCATGATCGCCAAGCTCGTGCGCGAGCAGCGCGGCATCGAAGTCGTCGGTCATGGCGCGCTTCGCAACACCGGCCGAGTCGCGAAATCCGATGTCGTACTGACGACGTCGGGCCTGAAAGGCATCACGCTCTACGAGCCGACCGAACTCGTCATGTCGGCGCGCTCCGGCACGCCGCTTTACGAGATCGAAGCAGTGTTGGCGGCGCGCGGCCAGATGCTGGCGTTTGAGCCGATCGACCTCGGTCCGGCGACAGGGGCTCCAGGAGGCGCGCTGTCGATCGGGGGCGTCTTCGCCACGAACTTCTCTGGCTCTCGCCGTATTTCGGCTGGTAGCGCGCGCGATAACCTCTTGGGCGTGCGCGCCGTCAACGGTCGCGGCGAGCTGTTTAAGTCGGGCGGACGCGTGATGAAGAACGTCACGGGATTGGACGTCGCGCGCGGCCTGACCGGAAGTTGGGGCACCCTCGCCGTTATGACGGAACTGACGTTCAAGGTCGCGCCGATCCCACAAACGATGCAGACGTTGGCGTTTGTCGGCCTGCCTGACGATCTCGCCATCGAAGCGCTGAACGTCGCGCTGAGTACGCCGCTGGAGGTTTCCGGCGCCGTCCATCTTCCGAAGAACTGTGCCGCGCGCCTCCGAACGCCGAAGCTGAGAGGCCTAGACCAGTCATTGACGCTGCTACGACTTGAAACGTTTGCGGCCACCATCGATGAGCGCAAGGAAAAGCTGAAGGCTGCGCTCAAGGTCTACGGCGCGCCAGTCGAACTCGATTCCGAAGATTCGTTCGGTCTCTGGAGCGAATTTCGCGCGCTGTCGATCATGCCTTTCTCGACCGAGACCGCGTTGTGGCGTATTTCGTCATTACCGACGAAGGCCGCCGAGATCGTCTTCGCGATTCAGAAATTCATGCCAGCCGTTGCCTTCTACGATTGGTCGGGCGGCATGATCTGGCTGGAAGTCCCAGCCGCCGCCGACGCAGGCGCTGCCGACGTGCGCCGCGCCGTCGCCGTTCGCGACGGTCATGCAACCTTGATCCGCGCCGAACCCGAGGTTCGCAGCAGCGTCGACGTGTTCGAGCCGTTGAAGCCCGAGATCGAGCGATTGACACGTGGCATCAAGTCGGCGTTCGATCCTGCGGGCCTTCTCAATCGCGGCCGCATGTACGCCAGTTTCTAG
- the ubiA gene encoding 4-hydroxybenzoate octaprenyltransferase, whose product MGAAISPEPPASVADAPQKNWVDRWAPASWRPFLRLGRFDRPIGTWLLLFPCLWSQALAQVNSGDHYPDLTYVLLFAIGALAMRASGCAYNDYVDRDIDARVQRTASRPLASGQISPAAALAFIIISALVGLAVLVQFNSFTIWLAIASLLIVAVYPFAKRVTSYPQIVLGLAFNWGALVGWAAIKGSIGLPALALYAGCVFWTVGYDTIYAHQDKEDDALLGLGSTALKFGEDTVSFVGGMYALAGVMWLVAGALAGAHLVYFLAVVLVFLQMSWQVSTLDIGDPANCLRRFKSNRDVGLALLAGLVADMALSWFAGLS is encoded by the coding sequence ATGGGTGCCGCGATTTCGCCCGAGCCGCCAGCAAGTGTTGCCGATGCACCGCAGAAAAACTGGGTCGATCGCTGGGCTCCGGCATCCTGGCGGCCGTTCCTTCGGCTTGGGCGATTCGATCGCCCGATCGGCACGTGGCTGCTGCTTTTCCCCTGCCTTTGGTCGCAAGCGCTGGCGCAGGTGAACTCAGGCGACCACTATCCCGATCTCACCTATGTCCTGCTGTTCGCCATCGGTGCGCTGGCGATGCGCGCCTCGGGCTGCGCCTATAACGACTACGTCGACCGCGATATCGACGCCCGCGTGCAACGAACGGCCAGCCGGCCGCTGGCGTCCGGGCAGATCTCACCGGCGGCTGCGCTTGCGTTCATCATCATATCGGCCCTCGTCGGCCTCGCCGTGCTCGTGCAGTTCAATAGCTTCACGATCTGGCTGGCGATCGCGTCGCTGCTGATCGTTGCCGTTTATCCGTTCGCGAAACGGGTGACGTCTTATCCACAGATCGTTCTCGGGCTGGCGTTCAACTGGGGAGCGCTCGTCGGCTGGGCGGCGATCAAAGGTTCAATCGGACTGCCTGCCCTGGCGCTCTATGCGGGCTGCGTGTTCTGGACGGTCGGTTACGACACGATCTATGCGCATCAGGACAAGGAAGACGACGCGCTGCTCGGGCTGGGCTCGACGGCGTTGAAGTTCGGCGAGGACACGGTTTCCTTCGTCGGCGGCATGTATGCGCTGGCGGGCGTGATGTGGCTCGTTGCAGGTGCACTCGCGGGCGCCCACCTCGTCTACTTCCTCGCCGTGGTTTTGGTTTTCCTGCAAATGTCGTGGCAGGTCTCGACGCTCGATATCGGCGATCCGGCAAACTGCCTGCGCCGCTTCAAGTCCAATCGCGACGTCGGGCTGGCGCTGCTCGCGGGGCTTGTCGCGGATATGGCCCTATCGTGGTTCGCGGGCCTTAGCTGA
- a CDS encoding 16S rRNA (uracil(1498)-N(3))-methyltransferase: MAIRDLTSERLFVDADLAPGGRVELEPAQAHYLTAVLRLKLGARLLVFNGRHGEWVASLSETHKRGGALTVDDQARPQESGPDVDYLFAPLKRSRLDYMVQKATEMGVARLRPVITERTIAERVNSERMQANVIEAAEQCGVLRVPEVQTPVRLDDVLDAWDASRRIVFCDEQDQENDPIATLQKLEPGPLAVLVGPEGGFSPRERERLVSKTFVTSLSLGPRIMRADTAAVAVLALVNATLGDWRRD; the protein is encoded by the coding sequence ATGGCCATCAGAGACTTGACCTCAGAACGACTGTTTGTTGACGCCGATCTCGCCCCAGGCGGGCGCGTCGAGCTGGAGCCCGCGCAAGCCCATTACCTGACGGCGGTTTTGCGGCTGAAGCTCGGCGCCCGGCTTTTGGTCTTCAACGGCCGGCACGGTGAGTGGGTTGCGAGCCTCAGCGAAACCCACAAGCGCGGCGGTGCTCTGACCGTCGACGACCAAGCGCGGCCGCAGGAAAGCGGCCCGGACGTCGATTATCTTTTCGCTCCGCTAAAGCGTTCCCGGCTCGATTACATGGTCCAGAAGGCAACCGAGATGGGGGTCGCTCGGCTGCGGCCTGTGATCACGGAGCGGACCATCGCCGAGAGGGTTAACAGCGAGCGGATGCAGGCCAACGTCATCGAGGCGGCCGAGCAGTGCGGCGTCCTTCGAGTACCAGAAGTTCAGACGCCAGTCAGGCTCGACGACGTTTTGGATGCCTGGGATGCCAGCCGACGCATCGTGTTTTGTGATGAGCAGGATCAGGAAAACGACCCTATTGCCACTCTGCAAAAGCTCGAACCGGGCCCGCTCGCCGTCCTGGTCGGCCCGGAAGGCGGGTTTTCGCCACGCGAGCGCGAGCGCCTCGTCAGCAAGACATTCGTGACGTCGCTGTCGCTCGGCCCGAGAATCATGCGCGCCGACACCGCTGCCGTCGCAGTTCTGGCGCTTGTCAATGCCACACTTGGGGATTGGCGCCGCGACTAG
- the cobS gene encoding adenosylcobinamide-GDP ribazoletransferase — MIAHEVRFFLIALQFLTRIQVKQIIPFPEDWLPRSAKYMPLVGALIGATVGLVMLAATAVFPASVAVVISLVASVLLTGALHEDGLADTVDAFGGGSNVERRLEIMKDSRIGTYGVLALIAVLALKGTSLAAIGPVAVIGALITSYAGGRLAAVLALAFLPYAGGDNVKVSRTPVRMTRGELIVAIVTGLAVGPFVMSIAAFFAATVVAFAAAAVIVILAQRKIGGYTGDVLGAVEQVYETAFLAVAAAVIAGAG, encoded by the coding sequence ATGATCGCGCATGAGGTTCGGTTCTTCCTCATCGCTCTGCAATTTCTGACGCGCATCCAGGTAAAGCAGATCATTCCTTTTCCGGAGGATTGGCTGCCGCGCTCGGCGAAATACATGCCGCTTGTCGGCGCGCTCATTGGCGCGACCGTCGGCCTTGTCATGCTCGCGGCTACTGCCGTTTTTCCGGCATCGGTCGCCGTCGTCATCAGCCTCGTCGCGTCGGTGCTGCTGACCGGCGCGTTGCATGAAGACGGACTTGCCGACACGGTCGACGCGTTCGGCGGCGGATCGAACGTCGAGCGCCGCCTCGAAATCATGAAGGACAGCCGCATCGGCACATATGGCGTGCTGGCGCTCATTGCCGTTCTCGCACTGAAAGGAACGTCGCTTGCCGCCATCGGGCCGGTCGCCGTTATCGGCGCGTTGATCACCTCTTATGCGGGTGGCCGCCTCGCCGCCGTGCTCGCGCTGGCATTTCTCCCTTATGCCGGCGGCGATAACGTCAAGGTCAGCCGCACGCCGGTCCGGATGACGCGCGGCGAACTCATCGTCGCGATCGTGACAGGGCTCGCCGTCGGGCCGTTCGTTATGAGTATCGCAGCTTTCTTCGCGGCAACCGTTGTCGCTTTCGCCGCCGCGGCCGTGATTGTGATCCTCGCGCAGCGCAAGATCGGCGGTTACACCGGCGACGTGCTGGGCGCCGTCGAGCAGGTCTATGAGACTGCGTTCCTGGCTGTTGCCGCTGCCGTAATCGCAGGCGCCGGCTGA
- a CDS encoding FAD-binding oxidoreductase: MPHIELPEPDAGVIRRLPILVEGLKARVGKDLLILDEEGRRAYETDAFTAYRRVPMLVVLPRTTEEVSKILKFCHENDVKVIPRGAGTSLCGGSLPTEDSIVLCISKMNRVIEIDGANRIARVEAGITNLQITAQVSKQGFFYAPDPSSQLACSLAGNIAMNSGGAHCLKYGVTTHNILGVKMVLIDGTIVEIGGTTLERNGYDLLSYVIGSEGQLGVITEATVKLVPAPEGARPMMIGFRSPEAAGSCVSAIIAAGIIPVAIEYMDRAAIEVCEAFAGAGYPLDVEALLIVEVEGSESEIGILLGRVAEIAARFDPKTVKISADPEQSARIWAGRKAAFGAIGRVADYLCMDGTIPLGQLPHCLTRINQICAEYGLKVANIFHAGDGNLHPLVLYDANDPEQADKAELAGEAILKLCVELGGCLTGEHGVGIEKRELMATQFSQTDLMVQMRVKTVFDPTWRLNQAKVFPLAYTDVMRAGNAASAPEAA; the protein is encoded by the coding sequence ATGCCGCATATCGAGCTGCCTGAGCCCGATGCCGGCGTCATCCGCCGCTTGCCGATCCTGGTGGAAGGCTTGAAAGCGCGCGTCGGCAAAGACCTTCTGATCCTCGACGAGGAAGGCCGCCGCGCCTACGAGACGGATGCCTTCACCGCCTACCGCCGCGTGCCGATGCTCGTCGTGCTGCCGCGCACCACCGAGGAAGTCTCCAAGATCCTGAAGTTTTGCCACGAAAACGACGTCAAAGTTATTCCGCGCGGCGCCGGAACATCGCTCTGCGGCGGCTCGCTGCCGACGGAAGATTCCATCGTTCTCTGTATCTCGAAGATGAACCGCGTCATCGAGATCGACGGCGCCAATCGCATCGCGCGTGTCGAAGCCGGCATTACCAATCTGCAGATTACGGCGCAGGTCTCCAAGCAAGGTTTCTTCTATGCGCCGGACCCGTCGTCGCAATTGGCCTGTTCGCTCGCAGGCAACATCGCGATGAACTCTGGTGGTGCGCACTGCCTGAAGTACGGCGTCACGACGCACAACATTCTCGGCGTGAAGATGGTCCTGATCGACGGTACCATCGTCGAGATCGGCGGCACGACGCTCGAACGCAACGGCTATGACCTGTTGAGCTACGTCATCGGTTCTGAAGGTCAGCTCGGTGTCATAACCGAGGCGACGGTGAAGCTCGTCCCCGCACCGGAAGGCGCCCGTCCGATGATGATCGGCTTCCGCTCGCCGGAAGCCGCAGGCAGTTGCGTGTCGGCCATCATCGCCGCCGGCATCATTCCGGTCGCCATCGAATACATGGATCGCGCGGCCATCGAAGTTTGCGAAGCATTCGCGGGCGCCGGTTACCCGTTAGACGTCGAAGCTTTGCTCATCGTCGAGGTGGAAGGTTCCGAAAGTGAGATCGGCATCCTCTTGGGCCGCGTCGCCGAAATCGCAGCCCGCTTCGATCCCAAGACAGTCAAGATCAGCGCCGATCCCGAGCAAAGCGCCCGCATCTGGGCGGGCCGTAAGGCGGCGTTCGGCGCCATTGGCCGCGTCGCCGATTACCTTTGCATGGACGGCACCATTCCGCTCGGGCAGCTTCCGCACTGCTTGACGCGTATCAACCAGATCTGCGCCGAATACGGCCTGAAGGTCGCCAACATCTTCCACGCCGGTGACGGCAATCTGCATCCGCTCGTTCTCTACGACGCCAACGATCCCGAACAGGCCGACAAGGCCGAGCTGGCGGGAGAAGCTATCCTAAAGCTCTGCGTCGAACTCGGCGGCTGTCTCACGGGTGAACATGGCGTCGGCATCGAGAAGCGCGAGCTGATGGCGACGCAATTTTCGCAGACGGATCTGATGGTCCAGATGCGCGTTAAAACCGTCTTCGACCCGACGTGGCGGCTCAACCAGGCGAAGGTTTTCCCGCTCGCCTATACCGACGTCATGCGCGCCGGAAATGCCGCAAGCGCGCCCGAGGCCGCCTAG
- a CDS encoding DUF4170 domain-containing protein, with protein MSKSTSSPESAPQLLHLVFGGELKTLNGHEFREPDSLDVVGIFPDYPSAYAAWKSAAQRSVDNAMMRYFVVPLHRMLDFSQPTTAAT; from the coding sequence ATGTCCAAGTCCACATCTTCACCCGAGTCTGCGCCTCAGCTTCTGCACCTCGTGTTCGGCGGTGAACTGAAAACCCTGAACGGCCACGAATTCCGCGAACCCGACAGTCTGGATGTCGTCGGCATCTTCCCCGACTATCCGTCAGCTTACGCTGCCTGGAAAAGCGCGGCCCAGCGCTCCGTCGACAACGCCATGATGCGCTATTTCGTCGTTCCGCTGCATCGGATGCTCGACTTCTCACAGCCGACAACTGCCGCGACGTGA
- the glcF gene encoding glycolate oxidase subunit GlcF produces MQTNFKPEQLNDPDVKEAERILRRCVHCGFCTATCPTYVVLGDERDSPRGRIYAIKDMLEKGLDAKPEISTHIDRCLSCFSCMTTCPSGVDYMHLVEVARKHIEKTGHRSLKDRLIRRALTEILPHPRRFRWALRAAPLGRRLAPTLRKLNFPELAAMVELAPQQSPNAGRFKGPGTASPTGVRTGRVIMLAGCAQQVLRPEINDATIRLFARGGVDVVVSAGAACCGALSQHIGQEEKAIAAAKINVDAWSKEIAKGGVDAIIINTSGCGTTVKDYGHLLKHEPDYAERAKTISSMTKDVTEFLDQYDIGAPKRWSSLKVAYHAACSLQHGQRVTTQPKALLKKAGFTVLDVPEAHLCCGSAGIYNIVQPEIAGALRDRKAGHIKSLKPDVVAAGNIGCITQLGTALEVPIVHTIELLDWAHGGPVPPGLEALEKYSTDVPQPKNTVEDYIGA; encoded by the coding sequence ATGCAAACCAATTTCAAGCCAGAGCAACTCAACGATCCGGATGTGAAGGAGGCCGAGCGCATCCTGCGCCGTTGCGTCCATTGCGGTTTCTGCACGGCGACCTGCCCGACCTACGTCGTGCTGGGCGACGAACGCGACAGCCCGCGTGGCCGCATCTACGCCATCAAGGACATGCTTGAGAAAGGCCTCGACGCGAAGCCGGAAATCTCGACGCACATCGATCGCTGTCTTTCCTGCTTCTCTTGCATGACGACCTGCCCATCGGGCGTCGATTACATGCATCTGGTTGAAGTGGCGCGAAAGCATATCGAGAAGACCGGGCATCGTAGCCTGAAGGATCGCCTCATCCGCCGCGCCTTGACAGAAATCCTGCCGCATCCGCGCCGCTTCCGCTGGGCGTTGCGCGCAGCCCCGCTCGGCCGTCGTCTCGCGCCGACGCTGCGCAAGCTGAACTTTCCCGAACTCGCCGCGATGGTCGAGCTGGCGCCTCAGCAAAGCCCGAACGCCGGACGCTTCAAAGGTCCTGGCACAGCGTCGCCGACGGGGGTGCGCACCGGCCGTGTCATCATGCTTGCGGGCTGTGCTCAACAGGTGCTGCGGCCCGAGATCAACGACGCGACGATCCGGCTGTTTGCGCGTGGCGGCGTCGATGTCGTCGTCTCAGCGGGCGCGGCGTGCTGCGGCGCCTTGAGCCAGCACATCGGCCAAGAGGAAAAGGCGATCGCAGCGGCCAAGATCAACGTCGATGCCTGGAGCAAGGAAATCGCCAAGGGCGGCGTTGACGCCATCATCATCAACACGTCGGGCTGCGGCACGACGGTGAAAGACTACGGCCACCTGTTGAAGCACGAGCCCGACTACGCCGAGCGCGCCAAAACCATCTCGTCGATGACTAAGGACGTGACGGAATTCCTCGATCAGTACGACATCGGCGCTCCGAAGCGTTGGTCGAGCCTCAAGGTCGCGTATCACGCCGCCTGTTCACTGCAGCACGGTCAGCGCGTGACGACGCAACCGAAAGCGCTATTGAAGAAGGCTGGATTTACCGTGCTTGACGTTCCGGAAGCGCATCTATGTTGCGGCTCGGCGGGCATCTACAATATTGTTCAGCCGGAGATCGCAGGCGCGCTGCGGGATCGCAAGGCCGGTCACATCAAGTCGTTGAAGCCCGACGTTGTGGCGGCCGGTAACATCGGTTGCATCACGCAGCTCGGGACGGCTCTTGAGGTTCCGATCGTGCATACGATCGAGCTGCTCGATTGGGCGCACGGCGGCCCGGTTCCGCCAGGCCTCGAAGCGCTCGAAAAGTATTCGACAGACGTTCCGCAGCCGAAGAACACAGTTGAGGATTATATCGGCGCATGA